A single window of Malus sylvestris chromosome 5, drMalSylv7.2, whole genome shotgun sequence DNA harbors:
- the LOC126624137 gene encoding probable 2-oxoglutarate/Fe(II)-dependent dioxygenase: MASLSQLPAGSESSNSLFSVIETAKEPLTSVPQCDVRLEQEPTPSELSDDNKGTFRSIPTIDMTKLVKGETSDFANQLEKLHSACKDWGIFQLVNHGVNPMLLENLEHEVEVFFKLPLEEKMKYAIRSGDVEGYGNIAKIKDQKLDWGDRFYIITNPIHRRKPYLFAELPSSIRNTLESYIMELDQLAMKLLGFMVKALKTDMREIEELFDTDGMQSVRMTYYPPCPQPELVVGISPHSDASGITIINQLNGVDGLQIKKDGAWMPVNFQKDAFVVNVGDIFEMLSNGVYKSIEHRAMVSSEKERVSVAMFFNPKFEAEIGPLKSLITPENPPLFQRVGMEKYINDFFSRRRLDGKSYLEQMKI, translated from the exons ATGGCATCACTATCGCAGCTCCCAGCAGGCTCTGAAAGCTCTAATTCGCTATTCAGCGTCATAGAGACCGCCAAAGAGCCCTTAACTTCAGTCCCACAATGTGACGTTCGTTTGGAACAAGAACCAACTCCATCTGAACTCTCTGATGATAATAAGGGCACCTTCCGTTCTATCCCTACCATCGACATGACGAAATTAGTTAAGGGAGAAACCTCAGACTTCGCAAATCAACTGGAGAAACTGCACTCAGCTTGCAAAGACTGGGGCATTTTTCAG ttGGTGAACCATGGAGTTAACCCTATGCTGTTAGAGAATCTGGAACATGAGGTTGAAGTATTCTTTAAGCTTCCCTTGGAAGAGAAAATGAAATATGCAATAAGGTCAGGTGATGTTGAAGGCTATGGAAACATAGCCAAGATCAAAGACCAAAAGCTTGACTGGGGTGATAGGTTCTATATAATAACCAACCCTATTCATCGAAGAAAGCCGTACCTCTTCGCAGAGCTCCCTTCATCCATCAG GAATACCTTGGAGTCATACATTATGGAATTGGACCAACTTGCCATGAAACTTCTTGGGTTTATGGTGAAAGCTCTGAAGACAGATATGAGAGAGATAGAGGAGTTGTTTGATACAGACGGGATGCAATCAGTGAGGATGACATACTATCCTCCATGTCCACAACCAGAGCTGGTTGTAGGGATCTCACCTCACTCAGATGCATCTGGGATCACCATCATCAACCAGCTTAATGGAGTTGACGGTCTCCAAATTAAAAAAGACGGAGCTTGGATGCCCGTCAACTTCCAAAAAGATGCCTTTGTGGTGAATGTCGGGGACATCTTTGAG ATGCTGAGCAACGGAGTTTACAAAAGCATTGAACACAGGGCAATGGTGAGTTCAGAGAAAGAAAGGGTATCGGTTGCGATGTTCTTCAACCCCAAATTTGAGGCAGAGATTGGGCCACTCAAAAGCTTGATAACCCCAGAAAACCCACCACTGTTCCAAAGGGTTGGGATGGAAAAGTACATCAACGATTTCTTCTCCCGCCGTAGGCTTGACGGGAAATCGTACTTGGAGCAAATGAAAATCTAA